The following DNA comes from Acidobacteriota bacterium.
ATCGGGAAGATGGGCCGCGCGACGACGAGCCGCCGGTAGACCTCCCTGTCCACGGTCAGGTGGAGCCCCGCCGCGAGCGCCAGCAGCGTCTTGCCGGTTCCCGCGCGCCCGACGAGGCTGACGAGCGGAACCCGGTCGTCGAGCAGCAGGTCGAGGGCGAACTGCTGCTCGAGGTTCCGCGGCCTTATCCCCCATACGCTCCGCGGGAGTTTCACCGGCTTGAAGAGCGGCTCTCCGGGCTCCCGCCGGGCCACGGCGGTGTGGCGGGGATCGGCCGCATCCCGCAGCAGCACCGGTGCGTTCGGCCCGGGGTCGCCCCCCGCGCGGTCCGCGGCGATCCCGCCGTCGCGGAAGAGCGCGTCGATCACCTCGCGCGCCACCTCGCGCTCCTCCGGACCGAGCCGCTCCACCTCCGCTTCCCCGTTCCGCTCCTCGTAGTCCTCGGCACGCACGCCCATCGCGTCGGCCTTGATCCGCAGGTTCGTGTCCTTGGTGACGAGCACGACCGGCGGCTGCTGCCGGGTCAGCTCCCACGCGAGCGCCAGAACGCGCATGTCGGCCGTGTCCGGGTTCTCGAAGAACGGGAATTCCGCCGGGTGCGGCACGCCGAGGTGGATCCGGATCCGGCCGCCGTCCGGGGTCGGAACACCCTCCACGATGCGGCCCTCGTGGCGGAGCCGGTCGAGCTCCCGCGAGACCTGCCGCGCGTTCCGCCCGACCTCCGTGAGCTCCTTCTTGAAGCGGTCGATCTCCTCGATGACGACGATCGGGATCACGACCTCGTTGTCGCGGAACCGGTAGAGGCTCTTCGGGTCGTGCAGGAGCACGTTGGTGTCCAGCACGAACGTCTTGCCGGCCATCGGCGCCGCCTCACGCCGAGCCCAGCGCCGCCTGCGCCGCCGCGACGCGCGCGACGGGCAGCCGCCGGGGGGAGCAGGAGACGTAGTCCAGGCCGACCTCGTGGGCGAACCGGATCGAGCGCGGATCGCCGCCGTGCTCGCCGCAGATCCCGACCTTCAAGTCGGGGCGGGCCCGCCGGCCCCCTTCGGTCCCGGCCCGCACGAGCGCCCCGACCCCCTCCTCGTCGATGCTGCGGAAGGGATCGAACGGGAGGATGCCGTGTTCGATGTAGAAGGGAAGGAACACGCCGGCGTCGTCCCGCGAGATACCGAGCGTGGTCTGCGTGAGGTCGTTCGTGCCGAACGAGAAGAAGTCGGCGCAGGAGGCGATCGACTCGGCGCACAGCGCCGCTCGGGGCAGCTCGATCATCGTTCCGACCTGGAACGGCACCCGCCGGCCCCGGTCGGCGAACACCTCCTCCGCCACGCGCTCGACGATCTGCCGCTGCCGGCGCAGCTCCTCCACGTGCCCGACGAGCGGGATCATGATCTCCACCCGCGGCTCCCCGCCCTCGGCGGCGACGTCGCAGGCCGCCTCCAGGATCGCCCGGGCCTGCATCTCGGTGATCTCCGGATAGACGAGACCGAGGCGGCAGCCGCGGTGCCCCAGCATGGGGTTCGACTCCCGCAGCGACTTCACCTTCTGCGCGACGCGCTCGTACGGCAACCCGAGCTGGGAAGCGAGCTTTTCGATCTCCCCCTTGCCGTGGGGGAGGAACTCGTGCAACGGCGGGTCGAGCGTCCGGATCGTCACCGGACGGCCTTGCATCGCCCGGAAGATCCCGGCGAAGTCCTCGCGCTGCATCGGCAAGAGCGCCTCGAGGGCCGCGCGCCGGCCTTCTTCGTCCTCGGCCAGGATCATCCGGCGCATCGCGGTCACCCGGTCGCCCTCGAAGAACATGTGCTCGGTGCGGCAGAGCCCGATCCCCTCCGCGCCCAGCGCCACCGCCTCCTCCGCCTGGCGGGGCGTGTCGGCGTTGGCCCGCACCCCGAGCCGGCGGTGCGCGTCGGCCCATTCGAGGATCCGCATGTAGCGCTGGGCGATGGGGCTCTCTTCCGCCCTGCGGCTGCCCTCCACGAGCACCTGGACGACCTCCGAGGGACGCGGCTCCATCGGTCCCGCGTAGATCTTTCCCGTGGTGCCGTCGAGGCTGATCCAGTCGCCCTCGCGGAGGGTCCGGCCGGAGGCCCTGAGCTCCGCCTTCCGGTAGTCGATCTGGATCCCCTGGCAACCGACGACGCACGGTTTGCCGCGCTGCCGGGCGACGAGGGCGGCGTGGCTCGTCATTCCACCCCGAGCGGTGACGATGCCTCGGGCCGCCTCCATGCCGCCGACGTCCTCCGGCGACGTCTCGATCCGCGCCAGGATCACCGGCTCGCCGCGGGCCGCGGCCGCCTTGGCGTCCTCGGCATGGAAGGTCAACCGCCCGCTCGCGGCACCGGGCCCCGCGGGCAGGCCCACGGCGAGCAGGCGCCCCTCCCGCTCGGCGGCCGCGAGCGTGCGCCGGTCGAAGACCGGGGCGAGCAGGTGCTCCATCGCCTCGGCCTCCACCCGGCCCAGCGCCGTCTTCTCGTCGATCAGCCCCTCGTCCACCATGTCGGTGGCGATCCGGATCGCGGCCAGCCCGGTCCGCTTGCCGGCGCGGGTCTGCAAGAGGAACAGGCGTCCCCGCTCGATCGTGAACTCGATGTCCTGCATGTCCCGGTAGTGGGCCTCGAGCCGCTTTGCCACCGCCGTCAACTGGCGATAGACCTCGGGCATCCTCTCCTCGAGCGACCGCGCGGGATCGGCGCCGGCTTCTTCGGCTTGGATCCGGCTGATCGGGTCGGGAGTGCGGACGCCGGCGACCACGTCCTCCCCCTGCGCGTTGACGAGGTACTCGCCGAAGACGCGGGGTTCGCCGGTGGCCGGATCGCGCGTGAACGCGACGCCGGTCGCGCAGTCGTCCCCGAGGTTTCCGAAGACCATCGCCTGAACGTTGACCGCGGTGCCCCACTCGGCGGGAATGTGGTACATGCGGCGGTACTCGACCGCGCGCGGGTTGTCCCAGGAGCGGAACACCGCCGCGATGGCGCCCCAGAGCTGGGCGCGGGGGTCCTGCACGAAGTCCTCCCCCGTTCGTTCCCGGATCAGGGCCTTGTAGCGCCGGACGAGCTCTTGGAGAGCCTCGGCGTCCAGCTCGGTGTCCT
Coding sequences within:
- a CDS encoding PhoH family protein — translated: MAGKTFVLDTNVLLHDPKSLYRFRDNEVVIPIVVIEEIDRFKKELTEVGRNARQVSRELDRLRHEGRIVEGVPTPDGGRIRIHLGVPHPAEFPFFENPDTADMRVLALAWELTRQQPPVVLVTKDTNLRIKADAMGVRAEDYEERNGEAEVERLGPEEREVAREVIDALFRDGGIAADRAGGDPGPNAPVLLRDAADPRHTAVARREPGEPLFKPVKLPRSVWGIRPRNLEQQFALDLLLDDRVPLVSLVGRAGTGKTLLALAAGLHLTVDREVYRRLVVARPIFPMGRDLGYLPGEIDEKLRPWMQPIFDNLELLLMGHGGDKDTPALDPVEHLVERGVLEIEALTYIRGRSLPRQFMIVDEAQNLTPLEVKTVITRAGEGTKVVLTGDPDQIDNPYVDARSNGLSLVAERLRGEPLAGSIFLRRGERSGLADLAAERL
- a CDS encoding pyruvate, phosphate dikinase, which gives rise to MSQKMVYSFGEGAADGAASMRNLLGGKGANLAEMARLGLPVPPGFTITTEVCTYFSRHGGRYPDGLEEEVEAALERVEKAMGKRFGDPRDPLLVSVRSGARTSMPGMMDTVLNLGLNDETVEGLARASGDRRFAYDAYRRFIAMYGDVVLQVRPRTKTEHDPFESILEAVKRERGAREDTELDAEALQELVRRYKALIRERTGEDFVQDPRAQLWGAIAAVFRSWDNPRAVEYRRMYHIPAEWGTAVNVQAMVFGNLGDDCATGVAFTRDPATGEPRVFGEYLVNAQGEDVVAGVRTPDPISRIQAEEAGADPARSLEERMPEVYRQLTAVAKRLEAHYRDMQDIEFTIERGRLFLLQTRAGKRTGLAAIRIATDMVDEGLIDEKTALGRVEAEAMEHLLAPVFDRRTLAAAEREGRLLAVGLPAGPGAASGRLTFHAEDAKAAAARGEPVILARIETSPEDVGGMEAARGIVTARGGMTSHAALVARQRGKPCVVGCQGIQIDYRKAELRASGRTLREGDWISLDGTTGKIYAGPMEPRPSEVVQVLVEGSRRAEESPIAQRYMRILEWADAHRRLGVRANADTPRQAEEAVALGAEGIGLCRTEHMFFEGDRVTAMRRMILAEDEEGRRAALEALLPMQREDFAGIFRAMQGRPVTIRTLDPPLHEFLPHGKGEIEKLASQLGLPYERVAQKVKSLRESNPMLGHRGCRLGLVYPEITEMQARAILEAACDVAAEGGEPRVEIMIPLVGHVEELRRQRQIVERVAEEVFADRGRRVPFQVGTMIELPRAALCAESIASCADFFSFGTNDLTQTTLGISRDDAGVFLPFYIEHGILPFDPFRSIDEEGVGALVRAGTEGGRRARPDLKVGICGEHGGDPRSIRFAHEVGLDYVSCSPRRLPVARVAAAQAALGSA